A stretch of Chitinophaga caeni DNA encodes these proteins:
- a CDS encoding dihydroneopterin aldolase yields the protein MLTIALESIEFFAYHGYYEEERILGNNFILDIAVKINPAGAVEHLSETVNYMHLYNIAKQVMEIPQPLLEEVVADISNRIKERHPEVLYSSVSLRKLAPPMGAAIKNSLVRLEKDYLPK from the coding sequence ATGTTAACAATCGCCCTGGAATCCATAGAATTTTTTGCTTACCATGGTTATTATGAAGAGGAAAGAATCTTGGGGAACAATTTTATCCTGGATATTGCCGTGAAGATTAACCCCGCAGGTGCCGTTGAGCATCTTTCGGAAACGGTGAACTATATGCACCTTTATAATATTGCCAAGCAGGTAATGGAAATCCCGCAGCCGCTATTGGAAGAAGTAGTTGCGGATATCAGTAACCGGATCAAGGAGCGGCACCCCGAAGTTTTATATAGCAGTGTTTCGCTTAGAAAGTTAGCGCCGCCTATGGGTGCAGCCATTAAAAATTCCTTGGTTCGCCTCGAAAAGGACTATTTGCCTAAATAA
- a CDS encoding MATE family efflux transporter: MQVSLSYRQIVKIAAPISLALVVPQVNHMTNTAFLGRLGDFELAANAIAGIYYLVMYMVAYGLNNGIQIMIARRAGENNYEGIGKVFSNGIFLCVAFSMLAIATTYIFAPAIFKASLHDAHIFDAAVSFIKIRIWGLPFLMLLGLANAFYIGSSHTKILIVTSLFQELFNIFFDYTLIFGKLGFSPLGLNGAAVASIIAEGIGCAVAFGMLFILKFYKRYYLFKSLRFRWNIAKHTLIVSAPLIVQYLFSIGSWMVFFIFIEHLGQRPLAISNMMRSIFGFFGIFTWALGATCNTMVSNLIGQGRQDDVFKAIRMIGALSLGCAVFVCTLLNIFPYTLLHIYTPDNSLITEAIPTIRVVSLSTVLTAIAAIVFNGVTGTGNTKVNLVIEFSAVICYLIYCEIVIEQWRKPLHWAWGSEFLYWLVVISLCLLYLRSGRWKNKQI; this comes from the coding sequence ATGCAAGTTTCGCTCAGTTACCGCCAAATCGTCAAGATCGCGGCACCTATCAGTTTAGCATTGGTTGTACCCCAGGTAAACCATATGACGAACACGGCCTTCCTGGGCCGCTTGGGTGATTTTGAACTGGCAGCCAATGCCATCGCGGGCATTTATTACCTTGTCATGTATATGGTCGCATACGGGTTGAATAACGGTATTCAAATCATGATCGCCCGCCGTGCCGGTGAAAATAATTACGAGGGAATCGGCAAGGTATTTTCGAACGGGATATTTTTATGTGTTGCTTTTTCCATGTTGGCAATCGCGACAACTTACATCTTTGCACCGGCAATTTTTAAAGCCAGCTTACATGATGCCCATATTTTCGATGCGGCGGTATCGTTTATCAAGATCCGCATATGGGGTTTGCCGTTCTTAATGTTACTCGGTTTAGCCAATGCCTTTTATATCGGCAGCAGCCATACTAAAATTTTGATCGTAACATCCCTTTTCCAGGAGCTGTTTAATATATTCTTCGATTATACGTTGATCTTCGGCAAACTGGGTTTCTCACCCCTAGGCTTAAACGGGGCTGCCGTTGCTTCTATTATCGCGGAAGGGATCGGTTGCGCGGTGGCTTTCGGCATGCTCTTCATCCTGAAGTTTTACAAGCGTTATTACTTATTTAAATCCTTGCGCTTCCGTTGGAATATTGCCAAGCACACCCTGATCGTTTCTGCTCCCTTAATCGTACAATATTTATTTAGCATCGGTAGCTGGATGGTATTTTTCATATTTATCGAGCACCTGGGGCAGCGACCCTTAGCGATTTCCAACATGATGCGCAGCATCTTCGGTTTTTTCGGGATCTTCACCTGGGCTTTGGGCGCTACTTGTAATACGATGGTTAGTAACCTGATAGGTCAAGGCAGGCAAGACGATGTATTCAAGGCTATCAGGATGATCGGCGCACTTAGCTTAGGCTGCGCAGTATTCGTATGTACTTTGCTGAATATTTTTCCTTACACACTATTACATATCTATACCCCTGATAATTCACTGATCACGGAAGCCATTCCCACGATAAGGGTCGTGAGCCTGAGCACTGTCCTTACTGCCATTGCCGCGATCGTATTTAACGGGGTTACCGGCACGGGCAATACGAAGGTAAACCTCGTCATCGAATTCAGCGCGGTTATTTGTTACCTTATTTATTGTGAAATAGTGATAGAACAATGGCGCAAACCCTTGCATTGGGCCTGGGGCAGTGAATTTCTTTATTGGCTTGTGGTCATTAGCCTCTGCCTCCTTTACTTGAGATCCGGAAGATGGAAAAATAAACAGATTTAA
- a CDS encoding RsmD family RNA methyltransferase, translating to MRIIGGEMGGRRIQPPSHMPHTRPTTDIAKTGLFNIIENNLEIGSLKTLDIFGGTGAISYELASRGATDQTIVERDSKMADFIQNTAKTLHIDHLKLVRMDVFKYLEQCNETYDFIFAGPPYALEEIDELPKIIFGKGLLKPEGWFVLEHTPRNNYKEFSYYRTERNYGTTIFTIFINRESLKK from the coding sequence ATGCGTATAATTGGAGGAGAAATGGGGGGAAGGCGGATTCAACCGCCATCACATATGCCGCATACGCGACCCACGACAGATATTGCCAAAACGGGGTTATTTAATATCATCGAGAATAATTTGGAGATCGGCAGCCTGAAAACACTGGATATTTTCGGTGGTACCGGCGCGATCAGTTACGAATTGGCGTCCCGTGGTGCAACGGATCAAACCATCGTGGAAAGGGATAGCAAGATGGCTGATTTCATCCAGAATACGGCGAAAACATTACATATCGATCATCTCAAATTAGTGCGGATGGATGTTTTCAAGTACTTGGAACAATGTAATGAAACCTACGATTTCATTTTCGCTGGCCCACCTTATGCACTGGAAGAAATAGATGAGCTGCCGAAGATTATATTCGGCAAGGGTTTATTGAAGCCGGAAGGGTGGTTTGTCCTGGAGCATACACCCAGGAATAATTATAAGGAATTTAGCTACTACCGCACGGAAAGAAATTACGGCACAACGATCTTTACCATTTTTATTAACCGTGAATCCTTGAAAAAATAA
- a CDS encoding DUF3822 family protein, producing MVHTIQPAFAIDDSSLLETDLTTCHLLVLVGNGSFTYAVFNPLQRKFLAIKSYHFAPKTLAIEDLEMIEHIFDADKILLTAFKQVLLAFDTTVTSMVPESLFTPSLRKEYLHLVQPETIHEAIMYDHVDALGLVQVYAIDKDVLGFLRKEFSTDKIVHVNTALLNSYIKSVDIHRYDGAAFIDIQANQFVITVFKSGKLLLQQSFSYQSGLDVVYYIINSLRQLKLNEKLVKIKLGGSLSGDSLIYAELNKFVPDIDWLDRPSGILYLSNMLELPSHHFQNLFSLALCV from the coding sequence ATGGTTCATACAATACAACCTGCCTTTGCCATCGATGATTCGAGCTTACTGGAAACAGATTTAACAACCTGTCATTTGCTGGTATTGGTGGGAAATGGCAGCTTCACGTATGCCGTATTTAACCCTTTACAACGGAAGTTCTTAGCTATTAAATCCTATCATTTTGCGCCGAAAACCTTGGCAATAGAGGACCTGGAAATGATCGAACATATCTTCGATGCCGATAAGATCTTGTTAACAGCATTCAAACAAGTATTATTAGCATTTGATACCACGGTAACTTCCATGGTACCGGAATCACTGTTCACTCCTTCACTCCGCAAGGAATACCTGCATCTCGTGCAACCGGAAACGATCCATGAGGCTATTATGTACGATCATGTTGATGCACTGGGCTTGGTACAGGTGTACGCGATCGATAAAGATGTATTGGGGTTCTTGAGAAAGGAGTTTTCTACAGATAAAATTGTGCATGTCAATACCGCCTTGTTAAATTCTTATATTAAAAGCGTAGATATTCACCGCTATGATGGCGCCGCTTTTATTGATATACAGGCTAACCAGTTCGTAATAACCGTATTTAAATCAGGTAAGCTGTTATTACAACAATCTTTTTCGTACCAGTCGGGGCTCGATGTGGTATATTACATTATCAACAGCCTGAGGCAGTTGAAGTTGAACGAAAAATTGGTGAAAATTAAATTGGGAGGATCGCTATCCGGCGATTCTTTGATCTATGCAGAACTGAATAAATTTGTTCCGGATATAGATTGGTTAGATAGACCTTCCGGGATTTTATATCTTTCCAACATGCTGGAATTACCTTCACATCATTTTCAAAATTTATTTTCACTCGCCTTATGCGTATAA
- a CDS encoding sigma-70 family RNA polymerase sigma factor: protein MRQLKIATQITNRDSQAVEKYLQEISKIPLLTPEEETTLAQRIKMGDQRALERLTTGNLRFVVSVAKQYQHQGLSLSDLINEGNLGLIKAAQRFDETKGFKFISYAVWWIRQSILQALAEQGRLVRLPQNKIGTYNKANKAYMAFEQENEREPSTEELAEILEMSESEINNIFQSNTRHMSLDAPVHEAEDVAMGDLLEGGDITDDDVMRDSLREEIRRVLKSLSPREAEIVNAYFGLDGENGATIEQIGQKYDLTKERIRQIKERAIKRLQKARYSGALKSYLG from the coding sequence ATGAGGCAACTTAAAATTGCCACCCAGATCACCAATCGTGATTCGCAGGCGGTAGAAAAGTACCTGCAGGAGATCTCGAAGATACCTTTGTTGACCCCAGAAGAAGAGACGACTTTAGCCCAACGTATTAAGATGGGCGATCAAAGGGCGTTGGAAAGATTAACTACGGGAAACTTACGTTTCGTGGTTTCCGTTGCCAAGCAATATCAGCACCAGGGCCTTAGCCTAAGTGACCTCATCAATGAAGGTAATCTCGGCTTGATCAAAGCTGCGCAACGTTTCGACGAAACGAAAGGTTTTAAATTCATCTCGTACGCCGTATGGTGGATTCGCCAGTCCATCTTGCAGGCTTTGGCAGAACAGGGCCGTTTGGTTCGTTTGCCACAAAACAAAATTGGCACTTATAACAAGGCTAATAAGGCTTATATGGCTTTTGAGCAGGAAAACGAGCGTGAACCTTCTACCGAGGAGCTCGCGGAAATCCTGGAAATGTCTGAGTCGGAAATCAACAATATCTTCCAAAGCAATACCCGCCACATGAGTTTGGATGCTCCGGTACACGAAGCCGAAGACGTAGCAATGGGTGATTTGCTGGAAGGAGGCGATATTACTGATGATGATGTTATGCGCGATTCATTGCGCGAAGAAATTCGCCGCGTGCTTAAATCTTTAAGCCCACGCGAAGCGGAGATCGTAAACGCGTATTTTGGTCTGGATGGAGAAAACGGCGCTACTATTGAACAAATAGGGCAAAAATATGACTTAACGAAGGAAAGGATTCGTCAAATTAAAGAAAGGGCTATCAAGCGCTTGCAAAAAGCACGCTATAGCGGCGCATTGAAATCCTACCTGGGTTAA
- the trxB gene encoding thioredoxin-disulfide reductase, giving the protein METNNQIEHVHVLIIGSGPAGYTAAIYAARANLKPVLYQGIQPGGQLTITTEVENYPGYPEGIQGPEMMVDFEKQATRMGADIRYGMATSVDFSKQPYTVTIDEEKVLTADAIIIATGASAKWLNLPSEQRLNGSGVSACAVCDGFFFRGKEVAIVGAGDTAAEEALYLSKLTSNVHMLVRRHEMRASKIMQDRVLKTSNIIVYWNSETDEILGENKVEAVRIKNNQTGEKQEIPVSAFFVAIGHQPNSGIFSGQLEMDDQGYIKTEPGSSRTSIEGVFACGDVQDKIYRQAVTAAGSGCMAALDAERYLSAKGHH; this is encoded by the coding sequence ATGGAAACGAACAATCAAATTGAACATGTTCACGTATTAATCATAGGATCCGGCCCTGCCGGGTATACCGCGGCTATCTACGCGGCCCGCGCCAACCTGAAACCTGTGCTTTACCAGGGGATTCAACCCGGTGGACAATTAACCATCACCACGGAAGTGGAAAACTATCCAGGCTACCCGGAAGGGATTCAAGGCCCGGAGATGATGGTCGATTTCGAAAAGCAAGCTACCCGGATGGGTGCTGATATTCGCTATGGTATGGCGACTTCCGTTGATTTTTCAAAACAACCTTATACTGTCACCATCGACGAGGAAAAAGTACTGACTGCCGATGCGATCATTATCGCTACGGGTGCCTCGGCCAAATGGTTGAACTTGCCTTCCGAACAGCGTCTCAATGGTAGCGGGGTTTCCGCTTGCGCCGTTTGCGACGGATTTTTCTTCCGCGGGAAGGAAGTAGCTATCGTCGGCGCCGGTGATACCGCCGCTGAAGAAGCTTTGTACCTGTCTAAATTGACATCGAATGTGCACATGTTGGTTCGCCGCCACGAGATGCGTGCTTCCAAGATCATGCAAGACCGTGTCTTGAAAACATCTAACATCATCGTGTACTGGAACAGCGAAACCGACGAGATATTAGGTGAAAACAAGGTAGAAGCGGTTCGTATCAAGAATAATCAAACCGGGGAAAAACAAGAAATCCCTGTAAGTGCCTTCTTCGTAGCCATCGGTCACCAACCGAATTCCGGTATTTTCTCCGGCCAATTGGAAATGGACGATCAAGGATACATTAAAACGGAACCGGGTTCTTCCCGCACCAGCATTGAAGGTGTGTTCGCATGTGGTGATGTGCAGGATAAGATCTACCGTCAAGCGGTTACGGCTGCGGGTAGCGGTTGTATGGCTGCATTGGATGCGGAAAGATATTTATCTGCCAAAGGTCACCATTAA